A stretch of Komagataella phaffii GS115 chromosome 2, complete sequence DNA encodes these proteins:
- a CDS encoding Bifunctional chorismate synthase and flavin reductase, which produces MSSFGQVFRVTTYGESHCKSVGCIVDGVPPNMSLTEEDIQPQLTRRRPGQSKLTTPRDEKDRVEIQSGTENGKTLGTPIGMIVRNEDQRPKDYKETDVYPRPSHADYTYLQKYGIKASSGGGRSSARETIGRVAAGAVAEKFLKQLNNVEIVAFVSAVGDVSINRNPTNPEFQNLLQTITRETVDANQPMRCPVESVRDQMAEIVTNFKHKQDSIGGVVTCVIRNCPIGLGEPAFDKLEALLAHAMLSIPATKGFEIGSGFEGTRIPGSQHNDPFYVEDGKFKTRTNNSGGIQGGISNGENIYFSVAFKPPATISQEQQTASYEGVDGVLAAKGRHDPNVTPRAVPIVEAMAALVLADAVLIQKSREFALSVVS; this is translated from the coding sequence ATGTCTTCGTTTGGCCAGGTTTTCAGAGTTACTACCTACGGAGAGTCCCATTGCAAGAGTGTAGGATGTATTGTGGATGGTGTCCCACCAAATATGTCTTTGACTGAAGAGGATATTCAACCTCAAttgacaagaagaagaccTGGTCAGTCAAAGCTCACCACCCCAAGAGACGAGAAAGATAGAGTAGAAATACAATCCGGTACGGAAAATGGGAAGACTTTAGGTACTCCGATTGGAATGATTGTTCGCAATGAAGATCAAAGGCCAAAGGACTACAAAGAGACTGACGTCTATCCAAGACCCTCTCATGCTGATTACACctatcttcaaaaatatGGGATTAAAGCCTCCTCAGGTGGAGGAAGATCTTCGGCTAGAGAGACTATTGGTAGAGTGGCTGCCGGAGCAGtggctgaaaaatttcttAAGCAGCTCAACAATGTCGAGATCGTGGCTTTTGTCTCCGCTGTTGGAGATGTTTCTATCAACAGAAATCCTACCAATCCTGAATTTCAGAATTTACTGCAAACAATAACCAGGGAGACGGTTGATGCCAACCAGCCAATGAGGTGTCCAGTTGAGAGCGTGAGAGACCAGATGGCAGAGATTGtcaccaacttcaaacaCAAGCAGGACTCTATCGGTGGTGTTGTTACCTGTGTTATTCGAAACTGTCCAATTGGATTGGGAGAGCCAGCTTTTGACAAGTTGGAAGCTTTACTCGCCCACGCCATGCTTTCTATTCCAGCAACTAAGGGATTTGAGATTGGTAGTGGATTTGAAGGTACTAGAATTCCCGGTTCCCAGCACAATGATCCGTTCTACGTCGAAGACGGAAAGTTCAAAACTAGAACTAACAACTCTGGAGGGATACAAGGTGGTATTTCCAACGGGGAAAACATCTATTTCTCTGTTGCCTTCAAACCACCTGCTACCATTTCTCAGGAACAGCAAACTGCTTCTTATGAGGGTGTCGACGGTGTTCTAGCTGCAAAAGGTAGACATGATCCTAACGTCACCCCAAGAGCCGTGCCTATTGTAGAAGCTATGGCTGCCCTAGTCCTCGCGGACGCTGTATTGATTCAAAAGTCTAGAGAGTTTGCACTCAGTGTTGTTTCTTAA
- a CDS encoding Signal recognition particle (SRP) receptor beta subunit, which produces MVENSFLISLAVAILVILASFLIFHKIQSKHQLHSFLIVGPSGSGKTLLFHYLTNRKLPVHSVTSIEPNDTYNFKIQEHLNEMRLVDYPGHNKLLQLYLYTDLNNPDLLKSCKGLIYMIDSVAFTQEYCELVAQQLFQILNRTETLPNGVDILLACNKNDLFMAKPIFQIKEMLEKELDNLRQINLKNLSAVSEKDNDNDSFFSSDRTFSFDQLEGNFDFVGGNIIKGNTDKWECWIAERAVN; this is translated from the coding sequence ATGGTAGAGAACAGCTTTCTAATCTCATTAGCAGTAGCAATATTGGTAATATTAGCAAGcttcttgatttttcatAAGATTCAAAGTAAGCACCAACTGCACAGCTTCTTAATAGTAGGACCATCAGGAAGTGGGAAGACGCTTCTCTTTCACTATTTGACAAATAGAAAATTACCAGTTCACTCAGTGACCAGCATAGAACCTAATGACACTTATAACTTTAAAATCCAAGAACATCTGAACGAGATGAGATTGGTAGACTATCCTGGGCACAACAAGCTTTTACAGTTGTATCTTTACACCGACCTCAATAACCCAgacttgttgaaaagttgCAAGGGTTTAATTTACATGATCGATAGCGTGGCATTTACTCAAGAGTATTGCGAATTAGTTGCTCAgcaattgtttcaaatattgaacAGGACGGAGACCTTGCCCAATGGAGTCGATATCCTGCTTGCTTGCAATAAGAATGATCTGTTCATGGCTAaaccaatttttcaaatcaaagaaatgcTGGAAAAAGAGCTGGATAACCTTAGACAAATTAACTTGAAAAACCTAAGTGCTGTTTCTGAGAAGGATAACGATAATGATTCATTTTTCAGCAGTGACCGAACATTCTCTTTTGATCAGCTGGAGGGAAACTTTGACTTTGTAGGTGGAAACATAATCAAAGGGAATACTGACAAATGGGAATGTTGGATCGCTGAAAGGGCTGTGAATTAA
- a CDS encoding Microtubule effector required for tubulin heterodimer formation, giving the protein MNATNDQYRIGDRVSVQGDRGTIRYVGEIEKWPGIEAIGIDWDRAERGKNNGTLNGVCYFKTQSGLKSASFIKNMNKFDRRRHFIEAIVYKYGNEESLSATQHHRKIDLKASDADKGVDKIQFGTKMVESYGFDNLSKIQGDFFNLEIVSLATLGVYKSDLKDDFHITELLPNLVDLDLSSNLLKDLSEVFNLIVQLPKLQVLNLNENRFTNQDISACKELKPLTLKTLQLTSTYMEDLSFLSYFPELTTLALSGNNYSNLQFELIIKQMPQTLSNLDFSHNHVTFVDFTMFKTKNIETINLFGNNITKIIPYVTKVSSINFNQNQITEWPLVDEISQLDLRTVSITFNPLFENSSEDQLYQLLGRLNANLSTLDGSIITATQKESLELYFIQQVKSHKIVYPKVLERWRELCDTYNVEADSNETVTAKPLTTIASILLNLNVIDKDRSFPVIAFPNYTVLKLKGSICEQIDSNILQINIYFIIKETSVRQQMDDDLSTLNTYGLSNLQNIYVERVNLK; this is encoded by the coding sequence ATGAACGCCACAAACGATCAATACCGAATAGGTGATCGTGTTTCAGTCCAAGGTGACAGAGGAACTATAAGATATGTGGGAGAAATTGAGAAATGGCCAGGAATTGAGGCCATTGGTATAGATTGGGATAGAGCAGAACGAGGCAAGAACAACGGGACCCTAAATGGAGTTTGCTACTTCAAAACCCAATCGGGGCTTAAATCAGCTTCATTCATAAAGAATATGAACAAATTTGATCGGAGGAGACACTTCATTGAAGCAATAGTTTACAAGTATGGAAATGAAGAGTCCCTATCGGCTACTCAGCACCATAGGAAAATAGATTTGAAGGCAAGTGATGCCGATAAAGGTGTTGATAAAATCCAATTTGGTACGAAAATGGTGGAAAGTTATGGCTTTGATaacctttcaaagattcaaggTGACTTCTTCAACCTTGAAATTGTTTCCCTGGCCACTTTAGGTGTTTATAAGTCCGACCTGAAAGATGATTTCCACATAACTGAACTATTACCAAATCTAGTTGACTTAGACCTGAGTTCCaatttattgaaagatctgAGTGAAGTATTCAATTTGATCGTTCAACTGCCTAAACTACAAGTTCTTAACTTGAACGAGAATAGGTTTACTAATCAAGATATATCAGCGTGCAAGGAATTGAAACCATTGACATTAAAAACTCTGCAGCTGACAAGCACGTACATGGAAGATTTATCCTTTCTTTCGTACTTCCCTGAATTGACTACTCTTGCACTCTCTGGTAACAACTATTCAAATTTGCAGTTTGAGTTGATAATCAAGCAAATGCCACAGACACTTTCGAATTTAGATTTTTCACACAACCATGTCACTTTTGTTGACTTTACTATGTTCAAGACAAAAAACATCGAAACgatcaatctttttggaaataatATTACCAAGATTATACCTTATGTAACCAAGGTGTCGTCCATCAATTTTAACCAGAATCAGATAACGGAATGGCCATTGGTGGATGAAATCTCTCAACTAGATTTAAGAACTGTCAGTATAACATTCAATCCTTTATTCGAAAACTCTTCTGAAGACCAATTGTATCAGCTATTAGGCCGCCTGAATGCGAATCTGTCAACGCTGGATGGCTCAATAATTACTGCTACTCAGAAAGAGAGCCTGGAACTGTATTTCATTCAGCAGGTCAAATCTCATAAAATTGTCTATCCTAaggttttggaaagatGGAGAGAACTCTGTGACACTTACAACGTTGAAGCTGATTCTAACGAAACGGTAACTGCCAAGCCTTTAACAACCATAGCATCGATATTGCTGAATTTAAATGTCATTGACAAAGACAGATCTTTTCCGGTAATAGCGTTTCCCAATTACACAGTCCTCAAATTAAAAGGTTCAATTTGCGAGCAAATTGATTCAAACATCCTACAAATTAACATTTATTTCATCATTAAAGAAACTTCAGTTCGACAACAAATGGATGATGATCTAAGCACTCTTAATACTTATGGACTATCTAACCTACAGAATATTTACGTGGAAAGGGTAAACCTGAAATGA
- a CDS encoding Fimbrin, actin-bundling protein: MSVLKLQKKYPVLTQEDLFQVIDDFRKIDLDDKGWADKQEVIESVSNAGHGSYDEIRETLKTVSVDASGHVELEDFVELVSKLKESKVNPKQPTRTDTSDIFHRGAKASTKHVFKGASSGSTHTINDEERVEFTRHINSVLAGDPDIGDRLPFPTDSNQIFDECSDGLVLSKLINDSVPDTIDTRVLNFPKGNKKLNNFTMSENANIVINSAKAIGCVVVNVHSEDIIDGREHLILGIIWQIIRRGLLSKIDIKLHPELYRLLEDDETLEQFLRLPPEQILLRWVNYHLKAAGTSRRISNFSKDVSDGEAYTYLLNQLQPQHCDLSPLKTSDLLTRASQILDSADRIGVRKYLTPTSLVAGNPKLNLAFVAHLFNTYPGLDPIEEEEKAEIEEFDAEGEREARVFTLWLNSLDVDPPIVNLFEDLKDGTILLQAFDKVMPGSVSLNHVNKRKNGVELSRFKALENTNYAVEIGKANNFSLVGIEGADIVDGTKTLTLGLVWQLMRRNINNTLSSLSVNGKEISDREILQWANAQVAKGGKSSQIRSFKEPSLSSGIFLLDVLHGLKPGYVDYDLVTAGSTEEDRYANAKLAISIARKLGALIWLVPEDINEVRPRLILTFIGSLMALEL; this comes from the exons ATGAGCGTATTGAAACTACAA AAAAAGTATCCTGTGTTGACCCAGGAAGATCTCTTCCAAGTCATTGATGACTTCCGAAAGATCGACCTAGATGATAAAGGTTGGGCTGATAAGCAAGAGGTGATTGAAAGTGTCTCTAACGCTGGACATGGCTCGTATGACGAAATCCGTGAGACCTTGAAGACCGTCTCCGTGGACGCTTCTGGTCATGTGgaacttgaagattttgttgAGTTGGTCTCcaagttgaaagagtcCAAAGTTAACCCTAAGCAACCTACAAGAACTGATACCTCTGACATATTCCATAGGGGAGCTAAAGCCAGCACTAAACATGTGTTCAAGGGTGCGTCTTCTGGAAGTACTCATACAATCAATGACGAAGAGAGAGTCGAATTTACCAGACACATCAACTCCGTCTTGGCCGGAGACCCTGATATCGGTGATAGATTACCGTTCCCTACCGACAGtaatcaaatttttgatgaatgtAGTGATGGTCTTGTTTTGTCCAAACTTATCAACGATTCGGTCCCTGATACTATCGACACTCGTGTTCTGAACTTCCCAAAGGGCAATAAGAAGCTCAACAATTTCACAATGTCTGAAAATGCTAACATTGTCATCAATTCTGCCAAGGCTATCGGGTGTGTTGTCGTTAATGTGCACTCTGAAGATATCATTGATGGTAGAGaacatttgattttgggAATTATTTGGCAAATCATCAGAAGGGGGCTGTTGAGCAAGATTGACATTAAACTGCACCCAGAGTTATATCGTCTTctagaagatgatgaaacGTTAGAGCAATTTTTGAGGTTGCCCCCAGAACAAATTTTACTAAGATGGGTGAACTACCATTTAAAGGCAGCTGgaacttcaagaagaatctccaatttttccaaagacgTAAGCGATGGTGAAGCTTACACGTATTTGCTGAACCAACTTCAACCACAGCATTGTGATTTATCTCCCCTAAAAACTTCCGATTTATTGACAAGAGCTTCGCAAATATTGGACTCTGCTGACCGGATTGGAGTAAGAAAGTATCTGACTCCGACATCTCTAGTCGCAGGTAATCCTAAACTGAACTTGGCGTTTGTTGCTCATTTGTTCAATACCTATCCAGGTTTGGACCCTATtgaggaggaagaaaaggctgagattgaagaatttgacgCTGAAGGCGAAAGGGAAGCAAGAGTATTTACTCTGTGGTTAAATTCTTTGGATGTCGATCCTCCAATCGTTAACTTGTTCGAGGATCTAAAGGATGGTACTATTCTTTTGCAGGCTTTTGACAAGGTAATGCCTGGCTCCGTATCGCTTAACCATGTaaacaagagaaagaacGGGGTTGAACTTTCTCGTTTCAAGGCACTGGAAAACACAAATTACGCAGTCGAGATTGGTAAGGCCAACAACTTCTCTCTGGTTGGTATCGAAGGTGCTGACATAGTCGATGGTACCAAAACTTTGACCTTGGGCTTAGTCTGGCAATTAATGAGAAGAAACATCAACAATACTTTGAGTTCTCTTTCAGTGAATGGTAAGGAGATTTCTGATAGGgaaattcttcaatgggCTAATGCTCAAGTTGCCAAAGGTGGAAAATCCTCCCAAATCAGATCCTTCAAGGAACCATCACTTTCTTCTGGTATTTTTCTATTGGACGTCCTTCATGGTCTTAAACCTGGCTATGTTGATTACGATCTGGTTACAGCGGGCAGCACAGAGGAAGACAGATACGCCAACGCCAAGTTGGCCATCTCCATCGCAAGAAAGTTGGGAGCCCTAATCTGGTTAGTTCCTGAAGACATCAACGAAGTTCGACCTCGTCTGATCTTGACCTTTATTGGTTCTCTGATGGCCTTGGAACTGTAG
- a CDS encoding Protein involved in transcription-coupled repair nucleotide excision repair of UV-induced DNA lesion: MNEEPDDLTSLGVELVGQDTLEHQIASMADTAMLERDKELELKRLEKTKSQIQKWQSKQRSLESKINSRNTKISERERFRKELKDIEENELKVLRDDLKEINTRLQETMKASSLKAKETLDEVEQLPNETKKDFLIRTGKITAFGSVNAFTQDNPEAPVEKSHQSLIAPGIDDDDDYVYPGEIEEIEEIETENESDDQAAIISSKKRKRARSIEHDDVYVNSDSTEDEYDTQTTRQSKDEIHNIDDGDDAFYNARLNAWVTKRSQKREVDANPDEEEWFKPHPTKQDAILDDDYRLPGDVYPALFDYQKTCVQWLWELYLQKVGGILGDEMGLGKTVQIISFIAGLHYTKKLNKPVIVVCPATVLRQWCNEFHRWWPPLRVVILHAIGTGLSGSRTSLQNEASIEKLLEEEEYGSTKSLASLKAESRVKELIDSVFTRGHVIITTYVGLRIYSKHLLKRDWGYAILDEGHKIRNPNSDISLTCKQLRTPNRVILSGTPIQNNLTELWSLFDFIFPGRLGTLPVFQNQFAIPINVGGYANATNLQVQVGYKCAVTLKDLISPYLLRRVKADVAKDLPKKSEMVLFCKLTAPQHALYEKFLRSDELSRILQGKRQVLYGIDILRKICNHPDLVDVHAKRRSKKDPTYGSASKSGKMQVVKKLLELWKSQGHKTLLFTQTRQMLDILESFLERLNAKGAEEEDFVPFKFLRMDGTTSIGVRQSLVDVFNNDPSYNVFLLTTRVGGLGVNLTGANRVIIYDPDWNPSTDVQARERAWRLGQKKDVTIYRLMIAGSIEEKIYHRQIFKQFLTNKILKDPKQRRFFKMNELQDLFTLGDPDEKGTETGDMFNGMEYNFKGTKPRHSQKLSNRERSEEPQDDLVKLAQINGVSGLQEFDGSKDEQMDSTSRQEEELMSGLFASSGVHSALQHDSIMDSTEPEQNEAELEARRIAAEAANSLRESRKLARKSKIGVPTWTGKFGSAGKILNKQRFRDNASGVSSSSILQSIRAKRDLDTKKKERPDFNNEDNDRKLLIRRINDFMLVQNGYKADSQTILNSFKEINNIILMRSMLKQICKWDSKEKVWILKDEYVE, from the coding sequence ATGAATGAAGAACCAGATGATTTGACATCGTTGGGGGTGGAGCTGGTAGGTCAGGACACATTAGAGCACCAAATTGCTAGTATGGCCGATACTGCAATGTTAGAACGAGATAAAGAATTAGAATTGAAAAGGTTGGAGAAGACTAAatctcaaattcaaaagtgGCAATCCAAGCAAAGGTCCTTGGAATCCAAAATAAATAGTAGGAACACAAAGATTagtgaaagagaaaggtTTAGAAAAGAACTGAAAGACATAGAGGAGAATGAATTAAAAGTTTTGAGGgatgatttgaaggaaattAACACCAGACTTCAGGAAACAATGAAAGCATCTTCTCTGAAGGCAAAAGAGACATTAGACGAAGTTGAGCAACTACCAAATGAGACAAAAAAAGACTTTCTGATAAGAACTGGGAAAATCACTGCTTTTGGATCTGTCAATGCTTTTACGCAAGACAATCCCGAAGCTCCTGTAGAGAAGAGCCATCAATCTCTAATCGCTCCAGGgattgatgatgatgatgattatGTTTACCCgggagaaattgaagaaattgaagaaatcgAAACGGAAAATGAGTCTGATGATCAGGCCGCAAtaatctcttcaaagaaaaggaaaagagCAAGATCCATTGAGCACGATGATGTGTATGTGAACAGCGACTCAACTGAAGATGAGTATGATACCCAAACAACACGAcaatcaaaagatgaaattCATAATATCGACGATGGAGATGATGCGTTCTACAACGCACGGCTTAATGCATGGGTTACCAAAAGATCCCAGAAGCGTGAAGTTGATGCAAACCCCgacgaagaagaatggTTTAAACCACACCCCACGAAACAGGATGCTATCCTTGATGATGACTACAGACTTCCTGGTGATGTTTACCCTGCCTTGTTTGATTACCAAAAGACCTGCGTTCAATGGCTCTGGGAACTTTATTTGCAGAAAGTTGGTGGCATTCTGGGTGATGAAATGGGTTTAGGAAAAACGGTCCAGATTATTTCTTTCATAGCTGGCCTGCATTATACTAAAAAACTGAACAAGCCGGTCATCGTTGTATGCCCTGCTACAGTGTTGAGGCAATGGTGTAACGAGTTCCATCGTTGGTGGCCTCCTCTTCGTGTCGTAATTCTTCATGCCATAGGCACAGGGTTATCGGGAAGCAGAACTTCTTTACAGAACGAAGCGTCCATTGAAAAGCttttagaagaagaagaatatggTAGTACTAAAAGCCTTGCATCTCTAAAAGCGGAGTCCAGGGTTAAAGAGTTGATCGATTCGGTTTTTACTCGAGGACACGTTATCATAACCACTTACGTGGGATTGAGAATATATTCCAAGCATTTATTAAAACGGGATTGGGGTTATGCTATACTGGATGAAGGCCATAAAATTAGAAACCCAAACAGTGATATCTCCTTAACATGCAAGCAACTAAGAACACCCAACAGAGTCATTTTATCTGGAACACCGATTCAAAACAACTTAACAGAGTTGTGGAGTCTGTTCGATTTTATATTTCCTGGACGACTGGGAACTTTGCCAGTATTCCAAAATCAGTTTGCGATCCCCATTAATGTGGGAGGATATGCAAACGCTACAAATTTGCAGGTTCAAGTTGGTTATAAATGTGCAGTTACACTTAAAGATCTCATATCACCTTATCTCTTAAGAAGAGTGAAAGCCGATGTAGCCAAGGATTTACCCAAGAAAAGTGAAATGGTGTTGTTTTGTAAGTTAACAGCTCCTCAACATGCGCTAtatgaaaagtttttgagatCTGATGAATTGTCCAGGATTCTCCAGGGCAAGAGACAAGTACTTTATGGAATTGACATTCTTCGAAAGATTTGTAACCATCCTGATCTAGTTGATGTTCAtgcaaaaagaagatcGAAAAAGGATCCAACTTATGGATCTGCTTCTAAGTCAGGTAAGATGCAGGTGGTTAAAAAATTACTTGAACTATGGAAAAGCCAAGGACATAaaactcttcttttcaCTCAAACTCGACAAATGCTGGACATTTTAGAatcatttttggaaaggttgAATGCAAAGGGTgctgaagaggaagatttTGTACCTTTCAAGTTCCTAAGGATGGATGGTACCACTTCTATAGGCGTTCGACAATCTTTGGTGGATGTATTCAATAATGATCCGTCCTATAATGTCTTTCTTTTAACAACCAGGGTTGGAGGTTTAGGTGTGAATCTTACTGGTGCTAATAGGGTTATCATTTATGATCCAGATTGGAACCCCTCCACTGATGTACAGGCAAGAGAAAGGGCTTGGAGATTAggtcaaaagaaagatgtAACAATCTACAGACTAATGATAGCTGGATCAATTGAGGAAAAAATCTACCATAGACAAATATTCAAGCAGTTTCTCACGAATAAAATCTTAAAGGACCCCAAACAGAGAcgattcttcaaaatgaatgaaCTACAAGATCTATTTACCTTGGGAGATCCTGATGAGAAAGGTACTGAAACTGGAGACATGTTTAATGGGATGGAGTATAATTTCAAGGGTACCAAACCCAGACACTCTCAGAAGTTGAGTAATCGTGAACGAAGTGAAGAGCCCCAAGATGACTTGGTAAAATTAGCGCAAATAAATGGTGTATCTGGActccaagaatttgatgGATCGAAAGACGAGCAAATGGATAGTACTTCaagacaagaagaagagttgatGTCCGGACTTTTCGCCTCATCGGGTGTACATTCGGCCCTTCAACATGATTCTATCATGGACTCAACAGAACCCGAACAAAACGAGGCAGAGTTAGAAGCTAGAAGAATAGCTGCCGAAGCCGCAAATTCTCTCAGAGAGTCAAGGAAATTAGCCCGCAAATCGAAAATTGGAGTACCTACATGGACtggaaagtttggaagCGCCGGGAAAATTCTAAACAAGCAGCGGTTCCGAGACAACGCATCCGGTGTGTCGTCCAGTTctattcttcaaagtatAAGAGCCAAGAGAGATTTAGACACGAAGAAAAAGGAGAGGCCGGATTTCAATAATGAAGACAACGACCGAAAATTACTGATCAGAAGAATAAATGACTTTATGTTGGTGCAAAATGGATACAAGGCTGACTCGCAGACCATTCTTaacagtttcaaagaaatcaacaacatcatTCTTATGAGATCTATGTTGAAGCAGATATGCAAGTGGGAtagcaaagaaaaagtttggattttgaaagatgagtACGTGGAGTGA
- a CDS encoding Catalytic subunit of type 1 serine/threonine protein phosphatase: MADQQSFDLDSVIDRLLEVRGSKPGKLVELEEFEVKYLCTKAREIFIQQPILLELEAPIKICGDIHGQYYDLLRLFEYGGFPPEANYLFLGDYVDRGRQSLETICLLLAYKIKYPENFFILRGNHECASINRIYGFYDECKRRYSIKLWKAFTDCFNCLPIAAIIDEKIFAMHGGLSPDLGNMDQIRRIMRPTDIPDVGLLCDLLWSDPDKDITGWSENDRGVSFTFGPDVVSRFLHRHDMDLICRAHQVVEDGYEFFSKRQLVTLFSAPNYCGEFDNAGAMMSVDESLLCSFQILKPAEKKPQYSAYGVDNRKKKGSKY, from the coding sequence ATGGCAGATCAACAATCATTCGACCTCGACTCTGTTATTGACAGGCTCTTAGAAGTTAGGGGTTCGAAACCGGGCAAGCTAGTAGAACTGGAAGAGTTCGAAGTAAAATATCTGTGTACCAAGGCAAGAGAAATATTCATCCAACAACCCATTCTGCTGGAATTGGAAGCCCCAATCAAGATCTGTGGAGATATCCATGGACAGTATTACGACTTGCTACGGCTGTTTGAATACGGAGGGTTCCCTCCGGAGGCAAACTACCTGTTTTTGGGTGACTACGTGGACAGAGGTAGACAATCGTTAGAGACTATTTGTCTGTTACTAGCGTACAAAATAAAGTACccagaaaactttttcatcttgagGGGAAATCATGAGTGTGCTTCGATCAATAGAATATACGGCTTCTACGATGAATGTAAGAGACGTTATAGTATTAAATTGTGGAAGGCATTCACAGACTGTTTTAACTGTTTGCCAATTGCGGCAATTATCGACGAGAAGATCTTTGCAATGCATGGAGGTTTAAGCCCAGACTTAGGAAATATGGACCAGATTAGAAGAATTATGAGGCCAACCGACATTCCGGACGTTGGTCTTTTATGTGACCTGTTATGGTCAGACCCAGACAAGGATATCACGGGATGGAGTGAAAATGATAGAGGAGTCTCTTTTACATTTGGACCAGATGTCGTGTCCCGATTCCTACACAGACATGACATGGACTTAATTTGTAGGGCTCATCAAGTGGTCGAAGATGGGTACGaattcttttccaagagaCAATTGGTGACTCTGTTTTCGGCCCCCAACTACTGCGGTGAGTTTGATAATGCAGGCGCCATGATGAGTGTTGACGAAAGTTTGCTGTGCTCCTTCCAGATCCTCAAGCCTGCCGAGAAGAAACCACAATATAGTGCTTATGGGGTGGATAAtagaaagaagaaaggttcAAAGTATTAG
- a CDS encoding 40S ribosomal protein S27, with the protein MVLVQDLLHPNPASEAKQHKLKTLVQAPRSYFMDVKCPGCFEITTVFSHAQTAVTCDSCTTVLCTPTGGKARLSEGCAFRKK; encoded by the exons ATG GTCTTAGTTCAAGATTTGTTACACCCTAACCCAGCCAGTGAGGCCAAGCAACACAAATTAAAGACTTTAGTTCAAGCTCCTAGATCATACTTCATGGACGTCAAGTGCCCAGGATGCTTCGAGATCACCACAGTTTTTTCTCATGCTCAAACTGCTGTAACCTGCGACTCATGCACCACCGTGCTGTGCACCCCAACTGGTGGTAAAGCCAGATTGTCCGAGGGATGTGCTTTTAGAAAGAAGTAA